The Methanomethylovorans hollandica DSM 15978 genome includes a region encoding these proteins:
- a CDS encoding glycosyltransferase family 4 protein — MKIAIVAPSPVPFTIGGAELLFSGMQDAINSYTSHQCELIKLTTKENTFWDLIESYYKFYQLDLSHFDMVISTKYPSWMIRHHNHIVYMLHPLRGLYDTYKLCTGNLEMPEEFKNGLVKEILDITDARIKKKKDVDDLFQKLFQLQAEQERYAKEIFIFPGPFIRKIIHFFDHWALSYENTRKYHAISENVRTREDYFPPSARVNVLYPPSKIEDFECRDFKYLFTASRLDSPKRIDMLIEAMKFVPHNVRLKIAGEGPEKDRLMELAHGDERIEFLGFVTENELVDLYADALAILFVPRDEDYGYITIEGMMSAKPVITTSDSGGPLEFISDSYTGFIVAPDPEQIAEKINYLVENIGEAKKMGLLAHKEVKKISWSNFAAKLIGKRDVKLRRKKKILVLATYSCYPTRGGGQQRIYNIYSRLAKKFDVTICSLVESDKEYESFILKNGLKQICIPQGIEHARCQWEIEGKTGLNLYDVLMIDLVERSTDYIGEVKRLADEADIIMLPHPYLYVVKDFIDLSGKKIIYDSQNVEYLLKKDYVGAELAQKVFDVEKETAEKADLIFATSDEDKEQMVQVYGIDANKVLVAPNGVDTSRIQLISLEEKERLKKELGLSGYHTILFIASWHPPNLEAFKFILDEIVDKFNDCIFLVVGSIKHYYVNECSKSPKNVLAFGVVDEDEKYELYKLADLAINPMFSGSGTNLKMLDYMSAGIPTVSTPTGARGLEIENGKHALICSEQQMYEKMTELINTESLRNSLRLHARDHVESRYSWDIIAESIILKLKEIVYT, encoded by the coding sequence ATGAAGATTGCAATAGTTGCACCAAGTCCTGTACCTTTCACTATCGGAGGGGCTGAACTGCTGTTCAGTGGTATGCAGGATGCTATAAACAGTTATACTTCACATCAGTGTGAACTCATAAAACTGACAACTAAAGAAAATACCTTCTGGGATCTGATCGAATCATATTATAAATTCTATCAATTGGATCTGTCCCATTTTGATATGGTCATTTCCACCAAATATCCCTCATGGATGATCAGACATCACAACCATATCGTTTATATGCTCCATCCTTTAAGGGGATTGTACGATACATATAAATTATGTACTGGCAATCTGGAGATGCCTGAGGAGTTCAAAAACGGACTTGTTAAAGAGATACTTGATATAACTGATGCCCGGATCAAAAAGAAAAAAGATGTAGATGACCTGTTCCAAAAACTTTTCCAGCTGCAAGCCGAACAGGAAAGATATGCAAAGGAGATATTCATATTTCCAGGACCATTTATAAGAAAGATCATACATTTCTTTGATCACTGGGCATTGTCATACGAAAATACCAGAAAATATCATGCCATTTCAGAGAATGTAAGAACTCGCGAGGACTACTTTCCTCCCTCTGCGCGGGTCAATGTCCTATATCCTCCTTCAAAGATAGAAGATTTCGAGTGCAGGGATTTTAAGTACCTTTTTACTGCGAGTAGACTGGACAGCCCCAAGCGTATAGATATGCTTATTGAGGCTATGAAATTTGTCCCGCATAACGTCAGATTGAAGATCGCAGGTGAGGGACCTGAAAAGGACAGGCTCATGGAACTGGCTCATGGAGACGAGAGGATAGAGTTCCTTGGGTTCGTTACAGAAAATGAGCTTGTCGATCTATATGCAGATGCACTTGCAATACTGTTCGTGCCCCGGGATGAAGACTATGGCTACATCACCATTGAAGGGATGATGAGTGCCAAACCTGTCATAACCACATCAGACAGTGGTGGGCCCCTGGAATTCATATCAGATTCATATACAGGATTTATAGTGGCCCCTGATCCTGAACAGATCGCGGAAAAAATAAATTATCTAGTCGAAAACATAGGAGAAGCCAAAAAAATGGGACTTCTTGCACATAAAGAAGTAAAGAAGATCTCATGGAGCAACTTTGCAGCAAAACTCATCGGAAAAAGAGATGTTAAGTTGCGCCGGAAAAAGAAGATCCTTGTATTAGCTACTTATTCCTGCTACCCCACGAGAGGAGGAGGGCAGCAGAGAATATATAATATTTACTCAAGACTTGCAAAGAAGTTCGATGTGACTATTTGCTCTTTAGTTGAGAGTGATAAGGAATATGAGAGTTTTATCCTGAAGAACGGATTAAAACAAATCTGCATTCCTCAAGGTATCGAACATGCGAGATGCCAGTGGGAAATTGAAGGTAAGACCGGTCTGAATCTATATGATGTTCTTATGATCGATCTTGTTGAAAGATCAACGGATTACATAGGAGAAGTAAAAAGATTAGCTGATGAAGCTGACATAATTATGTTACCGCACCCCTACCTATATGTAGTGAAAGACTTCATCGACCTATCCGGAAAAAAGATAATATACGATTCACAGAATGTAGAATACCTTCTTAAAAAAGACTATGTTGGTGCTGAATTAGCACAGAAGGTATTCGATGTCGAGAAAGAGACTGCTGAAAAAGCTGATCTCATTTTTGCAACTTCTGATGAAGATAAGGAACAAATGGTGCAAGTGTATGGCATTGATGCGAATAAAGTACTTGTGGCTCCAAATGGAGTGGATACATCAAGGATCCAACTGATAAGCCTGGAAGAGAAGGAACGCTTGAAAAAAGAACTTGGTCTCTCAGGTTATCATACTATTTTATTTATTGCCAGCTGGCATCCTCCAAATCTGGAGGCTTTTAAATTCATTTTAGATGAAATAGTGGATAAGTTCAATGATTGTATTTTTTTGGTTGTCGGCAGTATAAAGCATTATTATGTCAATGAGTGCAGCAAATCTCCGAAGAATGTTCTGGCTTTTGGTGTTGTTGATGAAGATGAGAAATACGAGCTGTATAAATTAGCTGATCTTGCCATTAATCCCATGTTCAGCGGATCGGGAACTAATTTAAAGATGCTGGATTATATGAGTGCAGGTATTCCCACCGTCAGCACTCCTACCGGTGCAAGAGGGCTGGAAATTGAAAATGGAAAACATGCCCTGATCTGTTCAGAACAACAGATGTATGAAAAAATGACGGAACTGATAAACACGGAATCATTACGAAACAGTTTGAGGCTGCATGCAAGGGATCATGTTGAATCCAGATATTCATGGGATATAATTGCAGAATCAATAATATTGAAATTAAAGGAGATCGTTTACACTTGA
- a CDS encoding glycosyltransferase family 4 protein, translated as MKIAFVIQRYGENIVGGAEYFTRLVAERMGQYHEIEILTTCAAEYHFWKNEYPEGSDILNGIRIHRFANATKRNPNKHTQIQETVFYADHTVNDEEAWVTEQGPNCPEMIKYISHNKNKYDCFVFFTFRYYPTYYGIKEVTSKSLVVPFAENDPALDLSTTKEIFERAKGIVYCTPEEKTLVERKVGITKGKVSDIAGCGIEVPKSIPRTENEELQDKQYVLYIGRIEGSKGCYQLFEYYMRLVNEFPDLPNLVLAGLDAIEIPKHDKIKYLGFISEEEKYSLLSGAQFLIMPSPYESLSLVTLEAMCCGTAVLANGECDVLKGHCLRSNAGLWYQNYDEFSECFRFLCSNDHLRSKMGDNGKTYVKKNYSWDVIEKKYMELFSLFDHGQKS; from the coding sequence TTGAAAATTGCTTTTGTTATCCAGCGTTATGGAGAAAATATTGTAGGGGGTGCCGAATACTTTACCAGGCTAGTAGCAGAGAGAATGGGACAATACCATGAGATAGAAATTCTTACTACCTGTGCGGCAGAATATCATTTCTGGAAAAATGAATATCCTGAGGGGTCTGATATACTAAACGGGATTCGCATACATAGGTTCGCTAATGCGACAAAAAGGAATCCCAATAAGCATACTCAGATTCAGGAAACGGTCTTTTATGCAGATCATACAGTAAATGATGAGGAAGCCTGGGTTACCGAGCAAGGACCAAATTGTCCTGAGATGATAAAGTATATTTCACATAATAAAAACAAATATGATTGTTTTGTCTTCTTTACATTCCGATATTATCCAACATATTATGGAATAAAGGAAGTCACAAGCAAGTCACTAGTCGTTCCTTTTGCTGAAAACGACCCTGCTCTTGACCTTAGCACAACAAAGGAAATCTTTGAAAGAGCAAAGGGTATTGTGTATTGTACACCCGAGGAAAAAACACTGGTCGAAAGAAAAGTCGGCATCACTAAAGGGAAAGTATCGGATATAGCAGGGTGCGGGATCGAGGTACCGAAAAGCATACCTCGTACTGAAAATGAAGAACTGCAAGATAAGCAATATGTGCTATATATTGGCAGGATCGAGGGCTCTAAAGGCTGTTATCAGTTGTTCGAATACTACATGAGATTGGTGAACGAATTTCCAGACCTTCCCAACCTGGTACTTGCGGGTCTGGATGCAATCGAAATACCAAAGCATGATAAAATAAAATACCTTGGTTTTATCTCTGAAGAAGAAAAGTATTCTCTACTGAGCGGGGCACAATTCCTGATCATGCCGTCACCTTACGAAAGCTTATCACTGGTCACCCTGGAAGCAATGTGTTGTGGTACAGCAGTGCTGGCTAATGGTGAATGTGATGTTTTGAAAGGTCATTGCCTCAGAAGCAATGCAGGTCTTTGGTACCAAAACTACGATGAGTTCAGTGAATGCTTCAGATTTTTGTGCTCCAATGATCACCTGAGATCAAAAATGGGAGATAATGGAAAAACATATGTGAAAAAGAATTATTCATGGGACGTAATTGAAAAGAAATATATGGAGTTGTTCAGCCTGTTCGACCATGGTCAAAAAAGCTGA
- a CDS encoding helix-turn-helix domain-containing protein translates to MSEKNLVGNKIRQLREAREMSVEELAQASHSSVELIQQLENGALIPSLTPLLQIARALGVRLGTFLDDATQNTPVVVKAGKSEQIVRFSGNCKTPKESLLEFSSLASNKVDRHMEPFIIDVHPLGCAEINLSAHEGEEFIYVLKGQIEVMYGKEQYNLNAGDSIYYDSVIPHHVHAVGNHEAQILAVVYTPL, encoded by the coding sequence ATGTCAGAGAAGAACCTAGTCGGTAACAAAATCCGTCAGTTGCGCGAAGCACGGGAAATGTCAGTAGAAGAGCTGGCGCAAGCAAGTCACAGCAGTGTGGAACTTATACAGCAGCTTGAGAATGGTGCCCTTATACCCTCATTGACACCCCTGTTACAAATAGCCCGTGCACTTGGAGTGCGCCTGGGCACTTTCCTTGATGATGCAACACAAAATACACCTGTTGTTGTAAAAGCCGGCAAGTCCGAACAAATTGTAAGGTTCTCAGGTAACTGTAAAACTCCAAAGGAAAGCCTACTGGAGTTTTCTTCCCTGGCATCTAACAAGGTAGACAGGCACATGGAACCATTCATTATAGATGTGCACCCCCTCGGATGTGCGGAGATCAATCTTTCAGCCCACGAAGGAGAGGAATTCATCTACGTGCTTAAAGGCCAGATAGAGGTCATGTACGGAAAGGAGCAGTATAATCTCAATGCTGGCGACAGCATCTATTATGATTCCGTGATACCGCATCATGTACATGCAGTAGGGAATCATGAGGCACAAATCCTTGCAGTGGTGTATACCCCCCTCTAA
- a CDS encoding acyl-CoA thioesterase, producing the protein MFTTTVTPRFGDADGLKHINNIAISEWFEEARNPVFRIFTPDLNLSYEKWKLILARTEFDYLAEMYYGEDVEIRTYVIRIGNSSFTIGQEARQNGGLKAKGQAVTVHYDFLNKRSVPIPDDIRKKLQEHLITEDQK; encoded by the coding sequence ATGTTCACAACAACAGTCACCCCCAGGTTCGGAGATGCCGATGGGCTGAAACACATAAATAACATTGCTATTTCCGAATGGTTTGAAGAGGCCCGCAACCCGGTATTCCGTATCTTTACACCCGACCTAAACCTTAGTTATGAGAAATGGAAGCTTATACTTGCCAGGACAGAGTTCGATTACCTCGCCGAAATGTACTACGGAGAGGATGTGGAGATACGTACCTACGTTATAAGGATAGGTAATTCTTCTTTCACAATAGGGCAAGAAGCCCGGCAAAATGGAGGCCTGAAAGCAAAGGGCCAGGCTGTGACAGTTCATTATGATTTTCTGAACAAGCGATCTGTCCCGATACCAGATGATATAAGAAAAAAACTCCAGGAACATCTTATCACTGAAGACCAGAAGTGA
- a CDS encoding AMP-binding protein, which produces MPFIEDTIGTVLEKVVANDPDREFMVYPDRDLRFTYKEFDERVNTFAKGLLAIGIGKGDHVGIWAKNVPDWLTFMFAAAKIGAVLVTVNTAYKSHEVEYVIKQSDMKAIAIIDGFRDVNYIDIMYELVPELKTQQRGKLHSDRFPFLKSVIFIGQEKHRGMYNSAEILLLGKHGDEDSFQRIKQSLDCNDVVNMQYTSGTTGFPKGVMLTHRNILNNGLSIGDRQKFTSDDRVCLPVPLFHCFGIVLGVMAVLTHGATHVMLELYDPLMVLAAVQKEKCTALYGVPTMFIAEYTHPMFKMFDLSSLRTGIMAGSTCPIDSMKKVINEMNCKEITIVYGLTESSPGITQTTTDDPIELRVSTVGTVFPHVEAAVLDPETHEPLPPNTIGEICCRGYNVMKGYYKMTEETKKAIDEKGWLHSGDLGTCDENGYYRITGRIKDMIIRGGENIYPREIEEFLYTVNGVKDAQVVGIPDKKYGEIAGAFVMLNDGIQLAEEDIQDYARTKIARYKVPKHIFFVKEYPLTASGKVQKFKLRELAIQLLENKKREEA; this is translated from the coding sequence ATGCCATTTATTGAAGATACCATAGGTACAGTTTTAGAGAAAGTGGTGGCTAATGATCCTGACAGGGAATTTATGGTATATCCAGACAGAGACCTGAGATTCACCTACAAGGAATTCGATGAGCGTGTGAATACATTTGCTAAAGGATTGCTAGCTATAGGCATTGGAAAAGGCGATCATGTTGGAATATGGGCTAAAAATGTCCCTGACTGGCTGACCTTCATGTTCGCAGCTGCCAAGATCGGTGCTGTGCTCGTAACTGTTAACACAGCATACAAAAGCCACGAAGTGGAATATGTCATAAAGCAGTCAGACATGAAAGCTATAGCCATCATTGATGGATTCAGAGATGTGAACTATATCGATATCATGTACGAACTCGTACCTGAACTTAAAACACAGCAGCGTGGTAAACTGCACAGTGATAGGTTCCCGTTCCTGAAGAGTGTTATATTCATAGGACAAGAGAAACACCGGGGCATGTATAATAGTGCTGAGATCCTGCTACTCGGAAAACATGGAGATGAAGATAGTTTTCAAAGGATAAAACAGTCACTTGACTGCAACGATGTAGTGAATATGCAATACACATCAGGTACAACAGGTTTTCCAAAGGGTGTCATGCTGACACACCGAAATATCCTGAACAATGGACTTTCCATCGGAGATCGGCAGAAGTTTACTTCTGATGACCGTGTATGCCTTCCGGTACCGCTGTTCCACTGCTTTGGGATCGTCTTGGGAGTAATGGCCGTCCTTACCCACGGTGCAACTCACGTGATGCTTGAACTTTATGATCCACTTATGGTACTGGCAGCTGTTCAGAAAGAAAAGTGTACTGCTTTGTATGGAGTTCCCACGATGTTCATCGCGGAATACACTCATCCTATGTTCAAGATGTTCGACCTTTCTTCCTTGCGCACGGGAATAATGGCTGGTTCAACCTGTCCAATTGACTCCATGAAAAAGGTAATAAATGAAATGAACTGCAAGGAAATAACTATTGTGTATGGCCTGACAGAATCCTCTCCCGGGATCACTCAGACTACAACCGATGATCCAATAGAACTGAGGGTATCTACCGTAGGGACAGTGTTCCCTCATGTGGAAGCCGCTGTGCTGGATCCGGAAACGCATGAGCCGCTCCCTCCAAACACCATAGGAGAGATATGCTGCCGCGGCTATAATGTGATGAAAGGCTACTACAAAATGACTGAAGAAACAAAGAAAGCTATCGATGAGAAAGGTTGGCTGCACAGTGGAGATCTGGGAACATGTGACGAGAATGGCTACTATCGTATCACAGGCCGTATAAAAGACATGATCATCCGTGGTGGCGAGAACATTTATCCAAGAGAGATAGAGGAATTTCTGTACACTGTGAATGGGGTAAAGGATGCACAGGTCGTGGGCATCCCTGACAAGAAATACGGAGAGATAGCAGGTGCTTTCGTCATGCTGAACGACGGAATTCAGCTTGCGGAAGAGGACATCCAAGACTACGCCCGCACAAAGATAGCCAGATACAAAGTTCCAAAGCACATATTCTTTGTGAAGGAATATCCGCTTACAGCAAGCGGAAAGGTTCAAAAGTTCAAGTTAAGGGAACTTGCAATACAATTACTGGAAAATAAAAAGAGAGAAGAGGCTTAA
- a CDS encoding DUF2341 domain-containing protein has product MMERSLIKLLYVSTVLLLMAGSAHALTEAGGGEWNYSSTLYIQENSGADLSGYQVNILLDSSNFDFTQADSRGKDIRLEFAGMQLSHWTEFWDAGTATASVWVKVPSLKANDRSEIKLYYGNPLAEDVSSGASTFELFDDFSESRLAFGAWDTNTNGGGQIVFSSGVCNLLVPAKHPNGFAVIKSKKDFPINSSLVVKRKKVTTGEDTRGPILEQGFVDARSETRSWVLMQTELNNEAFVTWTMKNDKDNIRYNPWDLSDVNVQHDVWYVSETAWYQEGDEINKVSWFKNGVRDPRMDVVSTEENPYVPGANMKVFLKSNTYVDGSPNTGSMSIDYLFVRKYTSQKPTVSFSAMQTEEQPAEEIVEEPEVPELVLPEGKVLSIRYFDVEDYDDTILSRFNSTGVNMVFLRTTEDSIWKSERFIKTAHENGIKVYAMLFIPEGINATSGKDQFLSTVNAILDYNTKSLADFDGIDITLDPCTKDTEQACQDNILLLEEVRNVTTDKIPLAVDVPASYDLTELAGFSDNVDLFVFLAYDAEEQLGSTSAVVDALASKMGQARVDDSKAMIDLMVTYLPSENATTSELIGGLYDYYSNDPAFSGIVMTLESDYSQVVPTEEENEDESQSKGIPGFGIVSVIIGFSLVSHLKKGRR; this is encoded by the coding sequence ATGATGGAACGATCTCTCATAAAATTATTGTATGTTTCTACTGTTCTTCTGCTAATGGCAGGGTCAGCGCATGCATTAACAGAAGCAGGTGGAGGAGAATGGAATTACAGTTCTACACTATATATTCAGGAGAATTCAGGTGCTGATCTTTCCGGATATCAGGTGAATATACTACTTGACAGTTCTAACTTCGACTTTACACAAGCCGACTCCAGAGGTAAAGACATAAGGCTGGAATTCGCTGGCATGCAGCTTAGTCATTGGACAGAGTTTTGGGATGCTGGCACTGCTACAGCATCTGTCTGGGTAAAGGTTCCTTCTCTAAAGGCCAATGACCGATCAGAGATCAAGTTATATTATGGGAATCCTCTGGCAGAGGATGTGAGCAGCGGAGCTTCTACCTTTGAACTTTTTGATGATTTCAGTGAATCCCGCCTTGCCTTTGGTGCATGGGATACCAATACCAACGGGGGTGGGCAAATTGTCTTCAGTTCAGGTGTGTGCAACCTCCTCGTTCCCGCAAAGCACCCGAACGGTTTTGCAGTTATCAAGTCAAAGAAAGACTTCCCGATAAATTCAAGTCTTGTCGTTAAAAGAAAGAAGGTAACTACTGGTGAAGATACAAGGGGTCCTATCCTGGAACAAGGTTTTGTGGACGCTCGAAGTGAAACCCGCAGCTGGGTACTGATGCAAACAGAGCTGAATAACGAAGCCTTTGTCACATGGACTATGAAGAATGATAAAGACAACATTAGATATAATCCATGGGACCTTTCCGATGTGAATGTACAGCATGATGTCTGGTACGTATCGGAAACTGCCTGGTATCAGGAAGGAGATGAGATCAATAAAGTATCCTGGTTCAAGAATGGAGTAAGGGATCCAAGAATGGATGTAGTTTCCACTGAGGAGAATCCCTACGTTCCTGGAGCCAATATGAAGGTGTTCCTGAAATCCAATACTTATGTGGATGGTTCGCCTAATACTGGTTCTATGTCCATTGATTATCTTTTTGTCCGTAAATACACTTCACAAAAACCAACTGTCAGTTTCTCAGCGATGCAAACTGAAGAGCAGCCTGCAGAAGAAATAGTTGAAGAGCCAGAGGTTCCTGAATTAGTCCTTCCTGAAGGAAAAGTGCTGTCCATAAGGTACTTTGATGTGGAGGACTATGATGATACTATCCTCAGCCGATTCAATTCAACAGGTGTGAATATGGTTTTCCTGAGGACTACAGAAGATTCTATCTGGAAATCGGAAAGGTTCATCAAGACTGCACATGAAAATGGCATAAAGGTGTATGCTATGCTGTTTATTCCAGAAGGGATCAATGCAACATCAGGAAAAGACCAATTCCTATCTACAGTGAATGCTATTCTGGATTATAACACAAAATCATTGGCCGATTTCGATGGTATAGACATTACGCTCGACCCCTGTACAAAGGACACTGAACAGGCATGCCAGGATAATATTTTGCTACTTGAAGAAGTAAGGAACGTTACAACTGATAAGATACCTCTGGCAGTGGATGTGCCTGCATCCTATGATCTGACAGAACTTGCCGGTTTTTCGGATAATGTTGATCTCTTTGTGTTCCTTGCATATGATGCTGAGGAACAGCTCGGTTCCACCAGTGCTGTTGTAGATGCTCTGGCTTCGAAGATGGGGCAGGCAAGGGTTGACGACAGCAAGGCAATGATAGATCTCATGGTCACATATCTGCCTTCAGAGAATGCAACTACATCTGAACTTATAGGAGGTCTCTACGATTACTATAGCAATGACCCGGCATTTTCAGGTATTGTCATGACACTAGAAAGTGATTATTCTCAGGTGGTCCCCACGGAAGAGGAGAATGAAGACGAATCTCAAAGTAAGGGGATCCCAGGATTTGGAATTGTTTCTGTGATCATAGGATTTTCTTTGGTGTCACATCTTAAAAAGGGGAGAAGATAA
- a CDS encoding thioredoxin family protein — protein sequence MVNGNIIELNDSNWEEMLANQEKPMVVMFYLPECSHCKQIEPYFREYADEFGDSCTFIRMNGVESQVTAMKYGVRSAPTFKFFCTGKAIKEAVGLVSPSLLKNAIQELIEHGNECVLHSTPMPDEISPYE from the coding sequence ATGGTAAATGGAAATATTATCGAGCTAAATGATTCTAACTGGGAGGAAATGCTGGCAAACCAGGAAAAGCCCATGGTTGTTATGTTCTATCTTCCCGAATGTTCGCATTGTAAACAGATCGAACCTTATTTCAGGGAATATGCAGATGAATTTGGGGATTCATGTACCTTTATCAGGATGAACGGTGTAGAGAGCCAGGTAACGGCCATGAAATACGGTGTCAGGTCTGCTCCTACGTTCAAGTTCTTCTGTACAGGCAAAGCCATCAAGGAAGCAGTAGGATTGGTATCTCCTTCACTGCTTAAAAATGCCATCCAGGAGCTCATTGAGCATGGCAATGAATGCGTACTGCATAGTACCCCGATGCCCGATGAGATCTCACCTTATGAGTAA